Sequence from the Hoplias malabaricus isolate fHopMal1 chromosome 10, fHopMal1.hap1, whole genome shotgun sequence genome:
CCGTAAACCGCGATGTAGATGCGCACAGGAAATACTAGTGTAGATGGCGTGACTGCGTTTTCACGAAGTGCAGATGGCCTGACCGCGGTAGGAAACagggggttcgagtcccgctccagtgagaggaaacccacgcggacacgcagagaacacaccaaattcctcacagacctggagcgggacttgaactccTAATCCCagatccctgaagctgtgtgacagcgacactatctgctgcaacactgtgctgcccatatgaataaaattataatccacaatgttattttgtggcatcattatattattttatggccACAATTTATTCGAAACAACTATGTCATCTTAGAAGCTATGTCATTTCTTTTTGTCCACTGCTTGTTGACAGCTAATCCTACAGTTTTTGGAAACTCTTTTTTCCATGTTTTGTCTGACTTTCGTTTCCTTTTGCAAGTGGGCTATTTTAGTTAAATCTAATCAGAAATATATCCTGGAAATGGATTCCTTTAACTGCCATTTGACTGGAAATTTGACATTGAAAATATAGCGGGCTCTGACGATGTCCCATATTTTATGAGCAGGTCCTACAtccattatttatgtttttctgGCAGCACTGAATGTGGTTGCCTgagcattttattattttttatgacAGGTTTAATTCTaagaaatattgaaaaaaagGTGGCTTTTAAAGGTTCTGAGATCTGAAAggagtgttttgtttatttctccaGTGTTGTGAGTGACCTCAGTATTGGACCTTGTTATTATAATGTCAGTGGGGGATATAGTGGTGGTGAAGGAGGAGGGTCACAGTAACAGCCATAAGACTCAGCTCATCCTACACCTGCAGTCCATCTCTCAAGGGTGAGATTCACAGAATATTTCCATGTCTAGATAgtaaatgattatttttgttGGAATAAGTACAAAATGTtggaataaatacaaaatatgttGGAATAAGTACAAATTGCTTTTAGGATACGCAAGTGTGTTAGCTTAGTTCCTTGAGGACATCAAGTTTTTACAAATGCTGTCCAATACCTGGCTTATCTGATCAGATTccttaaattaaattaagtgtTGAACAAATCCATGTAAACACTGGAATATGCTATAAGTAGTCAGGAACGAATCATGTTCTTCTAACTGTATTCTTCCATAAACAATACGTATAATTTTACTGAAAACAACACATTCTCCAGATACttactgtatttatattaaaatgtagttGTAATAGTCAAAATTTATTCTAATAaagaacattcatttattcattcgaTTTATTCTGTAACACTTTCATGCTGTTTAGGGTGTTCAGGTTCAGGGAACCCATCTGAGTCTTTGGGagccaggcaggaacacaccctggactgggtgccagtccattacagggcttTATGCATTTACCCAGTCATTGACACACAGCCCAAAGAGACATGTCTATAAAATAGAATCTTGTTGTAATTATGGAAATGCAGCAGTTACTTAAAAGCAACATTcaagattttaattaaaaaacatgttttatacaATTCTGACCCTTTGACcattcaccatttgctagctaaTCAGACGGTTTGCATCCTCAAAACCAGTCTGCTGGATTTTTGGAATCCTGGTGTCATTAAATGACTATAAAAACAAGGGTCTCAGTCCAGTTCTTTCTCTCTAGCATCTAGCCAGTCCACTTGTTAAGTCGTGATGTATCAACCTTGTGAAGTTAGTGATATTGCCAATAGATTTAGtgacttttcagaccttctTGCAAATtattgtgaagaaaaaaaaaatgtccggcatCAAATCTAGCTCTTTTCTTTACAAACCGCAGTTACTTTATATTAGATTACTGATAATGCATCTCGTTAGAACACCAGGACTGACCGTGAGTGGGAGACGTCTCTCTCCGTGGCTCCTGTACTTCCACAGGTGGAGCAATGGGACACATGGTTCTCTCTCCATGGTCCCTTGGCTCCCAGAGACAGCTGAGGaaaacacagctctctctctatGGTTCATCGGCTCCCAGAGACTGAGCTGCAGCAGCTCTCTCTCCCAGAGGCAGAGCACACAGCCAGTCCGCACTGGAGATCACACAGATCAGGATGAGCTGCAAATGTGCAAacagtgctgccaaagacacatTTGCTTCATTTTACGTTTAGCTCATTCCTTTTAATGAAGATAACATAATTGATTGAGATATTCAGCTTTATGCAAACCATAAACACATGCCTTATGAATGTATGAGATGGGACCAAAGACACGACTTGATCTGAAAATGGCAAAACGTCACACGTGGCATCACATGTAACAAGTGGATAGAGGGACCTCAAAACCTTTAAATGTTTGGAGGTTCCTCGATTGGCCAGATGCtgaagagaaagcctagcatgaactgagatgaatATATTGCTCTATGCCTGCTCCATAAATAGGCAGTATTGACTATTTTGGACTACATAAGttgaaaatgtctccaaattcagcatggcagtaaacacagacctcaAAAGTGACATAATTGTACCACCATCAAAAGTGCTTCAAAACCAAACAACTAAATGAGTTCCTGTGGTAGTTTAAACACTGACTaatacagacaagttaaacttcagctacatacaaaaaacagtaattttttcctcaaacataccattctaccttaaaagatgaaGATCTActgaatgtaaaaaataaataacacagagACCAGtggttccccacaatcgtagatgttctctttaatttttttttttacttaaattgCCTCTATAGGACACATGAAAATATTGGAGAAGCAGGCACAACCGTTTTGGCTGTAGAGACACAAGGTATGACttgaattgtttttttcagCGCAGTTAAGAGAGTACTTTGAATCATGTCATATCATTTTAATGCTTATCTAGTCATACACCTAGGCCAAAAACATTCAAACCTTCAAACACATTCTTTCACAACTCTACCTATTTCATGTCACCATACGttccatgtgttacttaaaTTAGGACATGTACTTAATTTTcataaaaattaatttcaaaatattaGCTAAGAGACCAATTTATGAAATACCTGACGTGAATTTCAGCTTTCAGGCTGATACCATGAGTTGTTCCTTCAGTATTTCGAAATGATCCTCCTCATTTACTCCTTCTTCACCTACTTTATGACGTGCCCTAGTAACTTTTCCAGCAAACAGCCTCACAACCGGGCGCTACCTTCCCTATGTGTCACAGCTGGGATGGTGACCTTGGTTTAATATTCAGACAttttgctttatatatataccacTGATCGTTATGACCAAACAGTTAAATATTCATCTGACCAAAGAACATGTTTCCAAAAGCTTAGGTCTTTGTGTTGGTGCTCATGATCAAACTTTAatctggcttttttatgttaggAGGGAAGGAGCTGCTTTGTCAATTTGGTATGGCAGTCTTTCACTCTGTTGCAATGTAGCACTCttaatgttaaaattaaaaactgCCATTCTTCAGTAGTTTAAAATGGCCTCTGATGTTAGCAAAGTAGGTGATTTGACTTGACAAAATAACCGTATGGTGACAATGAAATGAGTTGTGAAAAACAGAATTTGAACGTCTTTAGTCTAGGAGTATGTCAACACCTGACCTCAACTGTACATACATAATCATCGAATTGATGCATTACATTTCTCTTGTGAATAATTGATAAATGTGCTGGGTTTTTTAAGAAGACATGTCAGAGGGAGAGGAGATTGAATATGGGTATCCAATCACTTGTGGAGACAGCAAGGCAGTGCTTCTGTTTAAGAAGTTTGTTTGTCCAGGAATCAATGCAAAATGTGTTAAGGTTGGttttattatattcattatatacataatttaaaacattttatttcaatcTCTTAGGATCCAGAGAGTGACTTCATGAAAGACTGTCTTTCCAAATCTTTCCACAACTCAGACCACAGAACCGAATCCAACAGTACATTCAATATGTAATCACCTGAAAATTGTGGTTGTGTATTGTTATCTAAAATGTATAATTGGtcattctttttcattttcaacagctgaaattaatgaacaaaacacttttacagttCATGCGGTATGGCACTTTTCCCAGACCTGTAAAGTGTGTTTGGACACTGaggttctttctctctctcaatctctctctctctcctctctagtTCAATGATCAGCTTATTAGCCCCAAGCAATTTGTGCACCTGGCTGGCAAAGCTACACTCAAGGACTGGAAGCGGGCCATCAGGCTTGGAGGAGTGATGCTCAGGTGCTCCCACTCTGTCTGCATTTCTAAACAGTACATATTTTTACCGTGTTTTACCTTAAATCATTATAATTATAAGGATGCAGAGAGAAAAACTGACCTTTGATATCATGATTTTTGTACATTTACCATTTTCATAGCACTAGGTTAAAATTTTAGCACTAGATTAAAGACATATTCTCAGAATATGGCACAAATCAAATCTTGCAATAGTCCAGCCTTTCCTTTCTTGTGAATGTATTTCTAAGCTGTTTACCCATCCTCATACTGGCAGCTGGAGTATGTGGACATCATACAGTTCATGACTTAACAGCTTGACTCACCTATTCAGCATGCAGAATGTCATTTATATTCAACTGCTCTGTCTTCTGAACAGTTGTACCACTCAAATCTTACTGCCATCTCTTCTGTGTTTCCTGTAGGAAGATGATGGACTCGGGTCAGATCGATTTTTACCAACATGAGACTGTGTGCACAAATTCATGCCGTAGCACTAAGTTTGATCTATTGATCAATAGCACACGAGTTCTCCCCAGTGTGCTGCAGACACCTGTTTCCTCTCCACCAGGTACACTGCTTCACTCACCATACCCATCAATGTCTTAAGCATCTTCTGGAACATTGGGAAAAATTAAAGTGTTTGTTTCTGATGATGCTAGGCtcagaaaataataacatttaaaatactatacacatatacacaaatatCTGTCCaccatg
This genomic interval carries:
- the LOC136708686 gene encoding glucocorticoid modulatory element-binding protein 1-like isoform X3 — protein: MSVGDIVVVKEEGHSNSHKTQLILHLQSISQGTHENIGEAGTTVLAVETQEDMSEGEEIEYGYPITCGDSKAVLLFKKFVCPGINAKCVKFNDQLISPKQFVHLAGKATLKDWKRAIRLGGVMLRKMMDSGQIDFYQHETVCTNSCRSTKFDLLINSTRVLPSVLQTPVSSPPVMEQVYSAEDRPEETVSHVGNSYAPQVTPTHNGKVRIDTENIYDETLSLWKSIAEMGLMGDVVSTIRSELLSMLRGVERRSEQANLQEADAAVLTTLTQMFGLLDSVRQVLDLQRSKTEDNQHQIHTTLSGKIKF